In Microcoleus sp. bin38.metabat.b11b12b14.051, the sequence CAAGCAAGATGTAGTCAGTTTCATCAAAGCCGATCCTAATGGCTGGGATTTCAGCGGCTTGGATTGGAATAAAGTTAATTTAAGCCAGAAAGATGTACTGAACCTGGTTAGCTTCAAGCTAAACCAGCAGGATTTAATTAACTTAATCAAAAACGATTATAATCAGCTAAATCTTAGTAAGGAAGAATTACTAGGGTTAGTCCAGCTAAACTTAAATAACAGCAGTTTATGGCGAGGTTCTACGCTAAGTAGTCAAGACCTACTAAATTTACTACCAAACAGGTTGAGTGGAGTAGACTTAAGCGGGGTTGACTTACAAAAAGCTAACTTTACTGGTAGCAACCTACAGCAAGCTAACCTGAGTGGTGCAGACTTGAGGCAATCAAATCTCAACGGTGCAAAAATGCCTGATGGTACTCTCTATCGACGTTAGTTTTACTGAGTAGAGTGCGTCACCTGCTATAATATATCTGTGCGATCGAAAATTAATCTCAAGGTGACGCACTCTGCTACTACTCATCATTGAGATCATCCATAAGACTCATGCGAACCATCTTGTAGGAGTCTTTGGCAGAAGTTATACAAGATAGGCAAAAGTTCAGATATAAAGCTGGTATGCCTGATGCTGCCTTATATAACATGGGACAAGAAGGTGAGCGAATGGTTAGCCAGTCAAGATGACGCGGTAGATATTTCACAACCACAATTGCGATCGCGAATTATCCCGATCGCAATTGTGGCAAGCCATACAATCCTTGGCCCGACGCGGCTTAGTCGAAAAAATACAAGTCGGAGGGCGATCGCTCTTTTTCCTCAATCCCGTATTCAAAGCATACATTCAGTGCAGGTGAAATATTATATAATCTATGAGAGATGACATTTCTGACATTTAACGGATAGAAAGCGAATCTTGTCAGTAACTCAGGGCTTTAGCCACTGAGCTTGTAAGAGCAATCAAAGCAAGCTGTACTGACCAGCCTCAGACTTTCGAGGTCTACGTTATTTGGGTCACGACACCCTGTGGATGCGAAGCTAGTCCCCCGCTCTGTCGCTAGTCGTTAAACAGTTCTAAAGTCACTCTTTACAGTGCTGCTAGCCGGAAAAAGCCCTTATAACATTGACCGACAAGCTAACATTACTTCGAGTAGGAAAGGCAAATCTCGGCATTACAGAGATGTGGATCAACACTACTCCCCTGTTGATCTAACCCCGCAAGGGGATCAGATTCAACGCGATTAAAATCGCTCGTGTCGCTTTCCTCTGGGCCCTAAAGGGACTGAGTTTCCCGCATACCGTGAGGTCTTATGAAAACCTTTACCGCTATCATCGAAAAAGATTCTGATACCAAGCTTTACGTTGGTTATATTCCTGGATTTCCCGGGGCGCATTCCCAGGGAGAAACCTTGGATGAGTTACACGAGAATCTGCGTGAGGTAATTGAGATGCTCCTAGAAGATGATACTCTCGTCATTCAGACAGAATTTATAGGTACACAACAGATTGTGATCCGATAAACATGAGCAATATCCCAGTTCTGAAACCACAGGAAATAGTCCGCATACTAGAGAACCTTGACTTTGTAGAGGTTCGTCAAAAAGGCTCACATAAGCAGTTCCGTCACGAAGATGGGCGAGGAACTACTGTTCCTTTTCATAAAGGGCGTGATATATCACCGAGATTACTTCAGCGGATTGCTATTGATATTGGTTTGACAGTTGAGGAAATGTTGGAATCACGGTGAGTTGACGTGAACTACGTGACTACTTTTTGCCCAAATTGCCGCAAAAATACTGAAACCAGGAACCGAAACTGGATGGAAAAAACTTCAAGCAGCAAAGGCAAAATGTGAGACTAAAGCAGGATTTTTTTGAGATCTGACCCTTATTAACTTCTACTTCAACGATCGCATAAAAGCATTCAGCGCATCATATTGATCGGCCATCCGCGAATAAAACTCGATCGATCGCAAATCCAACTCTGGTAACAGTTCGCTGTTACTCACCAACTCATATCCCGTTGGACGCAAACAATACA encodes:
- a CDS encoding type II toxin-antitoxin system HicB family antitoxin, which encodes MKTFTAIIEKDSDTKLYVGYIPGFPGAHSQGETLDELHENLREVIEMLLEDDTLVIQTEFIGTQQIVIR
- a CDS encoding type II toxin-antitoxin system HicA family toxin; the encoded protein is MSNIPVLKPQEIVRILENLDFVEVRQKGSHKQFRHEDGRGTTVPFHKGRDISPRLLQRIAIDIGLTVEEMLESR